A stretch of Flavobacterium sp. N2270 DNA encodes these proteins:
- a CDS encoding RNA polymerase sigma factor produces the protein MIIEQLINDCKRRNTKAQEQVYKTLSPKIFAVCLKYSRSYAEAQDNLQEGFLLIFEKIDKYDFKGSFEGWCKRVVINYVLQQYRNQNVFEIISENIPDETSLEIEDDTVSIEFLTKIIQELPDRYRLVFNLYVMDGYSHKEIAQMLGISVGTSKSNLARAKGILKEKIELNEQSSIPKVK, from the coding sequence GTGATTATAGAGCAACTTATAAATGACTGTAAAAGAAGAAATACTAAAGCACAAGAGCAGGTTTATAAGACTCTAAGTCCTAAAATTTTTGCAGTTTGTCTTAAGTATTCGAGAAGTTATGCAGAAGCTCAAGATAATTTACAGGAAGGTTTTTTGTTGATTTTTGAAAAAATTGATAAATATGATTTTAAAGGTTCTTTTGAAGGTTGGTGTAAAAGAGTTGTAATAAATTATGTTTTACAACAATATAGAAATCAAAATGTATTTGAAATAATTTCAGAAAACATTCCAGACGAAACAAGTTTGGAAATTGAAGATGATACTGTTTCGATAGAATTTTTAACCAAAATAATACAAGAATTACCAGACCGTTATAGGTTAGTTTTTAATTTATATGTAATGGATGGGTATTCACACAAAGAAATAGCACAAATGTTAGGAATAAGTGTTGGAACGTCTAAATCAAATTTAGCTAGAGCAAAAGGAATATTAAAAGAAAAGATAGAGTTGAATGAGCAATCTTCAATTCCCAAAGTAAAATGA
- a CDS encoding peptidase U32 family protein, producing the protein MTTSGKIELMAPAGNFESMQAALDNGCDSIYFGVEQLNMRARATVNFVLDDLPEIARRCNQKNVRTYLTLNTIIYDHDLSIVKTLLTKAKEAGITAVIASDQAVIMSAKTMGIEVHISTQLNVTNIETVKFYALFADTIVLSRELSLRQVKKITEDIEKEQIKGPSGNLVEIEIFGHGALCMAVSGKCYLSLHSHNSSANRGACKQNCRKKYTVIDQESGFEIEMDNEYMMSPKDLCTLDFLDQVIDSGIKVLKIEGRGRAADYVATVIKTYREAIDSYYEGTFTKEKISIWMETLSTVYNRGFWSGYYLGQKLGEWSDNPGSSATQKKVYVGKGMHYFPKSNIAEFKIEAYDIKKGDKLLVTGPSTGAQELILEDFLVNDLASEKASKGDSCTMKVPFRIRLSDKLYKIVEN; encoded by the coding sequence ATGACTACTTCTGGAAAAATTGAATTGATGGCGCCAGCTGGAAATTTCGAATCCATGCAAGCCGCTTTAGATAATGGTTGCGATTCTATTTATTTTGGTGTCGAACAATTAAACATGCGAGCTCGTGCAACAGTAAATTTCGTTTTAGATGATTTACCTGAAATTGCTCGTAGATGCAACCAAAAAAACGTTAGAACCTATCTAACCTTAAATACTATTATTTACGATCACGATTTATCAATTGTAAAAACACTATTAACAAAAGCCAAAGAAGCAGGTATTACAGCCGTTATTGCTTCTGATCAAGCGGTAATTATGTCAGCCAAAACAATGGGAATTGAGGTGCATATTTCTACCCAATTGAATGTTACCAACATCGAAACCGTTAAATTTTATGCTTTATTTGCCGATACAATTGTACTTTCTCGAGAACTGAGTTTGCGTCAAGTAAAAAAAATAACGGAAGATATTGAGAAAGAACAAATTAAAGGCCCAAGTGGCAATTTAGTTGAAATTGAAATCTTCGGTCACGGAGCTTTATGCATGGCGGTTTCGGGAAAATGTTATTTGAGTTTACATTCGCATAATTCCTCTGCAAATCGTGGTGCTTGTAAACAAAATTGTAGAAAAAAATATACGGTAATTGACCAAGAATCTGGTTTTGAAATAGAAATGGACAACGAATACATGATGTCTCCAAAAGATTTATGTACGTTAGATTTTCTAGACCAAGTTATCGATTCGGGAATAAAAGTATTAAAAATTGAAGGTCGAGGTCGTGCTGCTGATTATGTGGCAACGGTTATCAAAACCTATCGCGAAGCAATTGATTCTTATTACGAAGGAACTTTTACCAAAGAAAAAATTAGTATTTGGATGGAAACTTTGTCAACCGTTTACAATCGTGGTTTTTGGAGTGGTTATTATTTGGGACAAAAATTAGGTGAATGGTCAGATAATCCGGGTTCGAGCGCAACTCAGAAAAAAGTATATGTTGGAAAAGGAATGCATTATTTTCCAAAATCTAATATTGCTGAATTCAAAATTGAAGCTTACGACATTAAAAAAGGAGATAAACTTTTAGTTACAGGCCCAAGTACAGGTGCACAAGAACTAATTTTAGAAGATTTTTTGGTAAACGATTTAGCTTCCGAAAAAGCATCAAAAGGAGACAGTTGTACTATGAAAGTGCCGTTTAGAATTCGTTTATCAGATAAACTCTATAAAATTGTAGAAAACTAA
- a CDS encoding stage 0 sporulation family protein → MACTNCSTGTDGGAPKGCKNNGTCGTDSCNKLTVFDWLSNMSLPQGQEPFDCVEVRFKNGRKEFYRNTEKLPLSIGDIVATESSPGHDVGIISLSGELVKIQMKKKHVDPKGEVPKIYRKATQKDIDIWSEARAKEEKVKVKARELAISLKLEMKISDIEFQGDASKATFYYTANDRVDFRQLIKEFAQEFKIRIEMKQVGFRQEAARLGGIGSCGRELCCSTWLTDFRSVNTAAARYQQLSLNPQKLAGQCGKLKCCLNYELDTYLDALKSIPDMDTKLYTEKGSAACQKIDIFKELMWFSYENQSSQWHILSVKQVKEIIELNKQKKKVLALEDFVIEQPKANTENFQNVVGQDSLTRFDKPKKKNNNNKNKKRTKPTINKNVTKKK, encoded by the coding sequence ATGGCATGTACAAACTGTTCTACGGGGACCGATGGCGGAGCTCCAAAAGGATGTAAAAATAATGGGACTTGCGGCACCGATAGCTGCAACAAACTAACTGTTTTCGATTGGCTTTCAAACATGAGTTTACCTCAAGGTCAAGAACCTTTTGATTGTGTTGAAGTGCGTTTTAAAAACGGACGAAAAGAATTTTATAGAAATACAGAAAAATTACCTTTATCTATTGGTGATATTGTAGCTACAGAATCTTCTCCAGGTCACGATGTAGGAATTATTAGTCTTTCAGGAGAATTGGTAAAAATCCAAATGAAAAAAAAGCACGTAGATCCAAAAGGCGAAGTGCCAAAGATTTACAGAAAAGCGACTCAAAAAGATATTGATATTTGGAGCGAAGCTCGTGCCAAGGAAGAAAAAGTAAAAGTAAAAGCTAGAGAATTAGCCATTTCATTGAAATTAGAAATGAAAATTTCTGATATTGAATTTCAAGGAGATGCCTCTAAAGCAACTTTTTATTACACAGCTAATGACAGAGTAGATTTTAGACAACTTATTAAAGAATTTGCACAAGAATTCAAAATAAGAATCGAAATGAAACAAGTTGGTTTTCGTCAAGAAGCAGCTCGTCTTGGAGGAATTGGATCTTGTGGTAGAGAACTGTGTTGTTCAACTTGGTTAACAGATTTTAGAAGCGTAAACACAGCAGCAGCACGTTATCAACAACTTTCATTAAATCCGCAAAAACTTGCGGGTCAATGTGGTAAGCTTAAATGTTGTTTAAATTATGAGTTAGACACTTATTTAGACGCTTTAAAAAGTATTCCAGATATGGATACAAAGCTTTATACCGAAAAAGGTTCTGCCGCTTGTCAAAAAATAGATATCTTTAAAGAATTAATGTGGTTTTCATATGAAAATCAATCTTCTCAGTGGCATATTTTATCTGTAAAACAGGTAAAAGAAATTATCGAATTAAATAAGCAAAAGAAAAAAGTTCTTGCTCTTGAAGATTTTGTAATTGAACAACCAAAAGCAAATACTGAAAACTTCCAAAATGTTGTAGGACAAGATAGTTTAACTCGTTTTGATAAACCAAAAAAGAAAAACAATAATAATAAAAATAAAAAAAGAACTAAACCAACTATTAACAAAAATGTTACTAAGAAAAAATAA
- a CDS encoding rhodanese-related sulfurtransferase gives MQLYNTLSAEERAQLIDEAGKQRLTLSFYAYAKIEDTKKFRDELFIAWNALDALGRIYVANEGINAQMSVPADNFEAFKETLEVYDFMKGIRLNVAVDQDDHSFLKLTIKVRHKIVADGLNDDTFDVTNKGIHLKAQEFNNLLEDPNTIVVDFRNHYESEVGHFKGAITPDVETFRESLPIINEQLQNHKEDKNLLMYCTGGIRCEKASAYFKHQGFKNVYQLEGGIIEYTRQIKEDKIESKFIGKNFVFDHRLGERITDDIVSQCHQCGKPCDNHTNCFNDGCHLLFIQCDECQAAMENCCSTECLEITHLPLDEQVKLRRGKQVGNKVFRKGKSDALKFKNSGELPNKPLAKVISKNIRQKITVKKVLVGKAEHYFTKSKVAQFLIENKELSVGDKILISGPTTGEQELTITTLFVDGKSCETSKKGDQITFEVPFRIRLSDKLYKILG, from the coding sequence ATGCAACTGTATAACACCTTAAGCGCAGAAGAAAGAGCTCAATTAATTGATGAAGCAGGTAAGCAACGTCTTACACTATCTTTCTATGCGTATGCCAAAATTGAAGATACTAAAAAATTTCGCGACGAATTATTTATTGCTTGGAATGCACTTGATGCTCTAGGCCGAATTTATGTTGCCAACGAAGGAATTAATGCTCAAATGAGTGTTCCTGCCGATAATTTTGAAGCTTTTAAAGAAACTTTAGAAGTGTATGATTTCATGAAAGGGATAAGATTAAATGTTGCAGTTGACCAAGACGATCACTCCTTTTTAAAGCTAACCATAAAAGTGAGGCATAAAATTGTTGCCGATGGATTAAATGATGACACTTTTGACGTTACTAATAAAGGAATTCACTTAAAAGCACAAGAATTTAATAATTTATTAGAAGATCCAAATACTATTGTAGTCGATTTTAGAAATCACTACGAAAGTGAAGTTGGACATTTTAAAGGAGCTATAACTCCAGATGTAGAAACATTTAGAGAAAGTCTACCCATTATTAACGAGCAATTACAAAACCATAAAGAAGATAAAAATCTTTTAATGTATTGTACAGGTGGAATACGTTGTGAAAAAGCAAGTGCGTATTTTAAACACCAGGGCTTTAAAAACGTCTACCAACTAGAAGGTGGAATTATTGAATATACACGTCAAATAAAAGAAGATAAAATTGAAAGTAAATTCATTGGTAAAAACTTTGTTTTCGATCACAGATTAGGAGAAAGAATTACCGACGATATTGTTTCTCAATGCCACCAATGTGGAAAACCTTGTGATAATCACACCAATTGTTTTAACGACGGATGCCATTTATTATTCATTCAATGTGACGAATGCCAAGCCGCAATGGAGAATTGTTGTTCTACCGAATGTTTAGAAATCACCCATTTACCTTTAGACGAACAAGTAAAGCTAAGAAGAGGAAAGCAAGTTGGAAATAAAGTTTTCCGTAAAGGAAAATCTGATGCTTTGAAATTTAAAAATTCTGGCGAGCTTCCAAATAAACCTTTAGCAAAGGTAATAAGTAAAAACATTCGCCAAAAAATAACCGTTAAAAAAGTATTAGTTGGAAAAGCCGAACATTATTTCACAAAATCAAAAGTTGCACAGTTTTTAATTGAAAACAAAGAACTTTCTGTTGGCGACAAAATACTTATTTCAGGTCCAACAACTGGAGAACAAGAATTGACAATCACTACTCTTTTTGTAGACGGAAAATCTTGTGAAACATCAAAAAAAGGAGATCAAATTACTTTTGAAGTGCCTTTCAGAATTCGCTTATCGGACAAATTATATAAAATTTTAGGATAA
- a CDS encoding gliding motility lipoprotein GldH yields MLLRKNKFAFILLIGLSFMSCDKDRVFDEYKNINGSWKKTDTISFSFEQNDTIKPYDLFLNIRSNNDYPYNNLYLIVSLKQPDNLVKTDTLEYLMANPDGSLMGEGFSDIKESKLWYQEGFIFNKKGKYNISISQAVRETGDIEGVQDLKGITDLGFRIEKTK; encoded by the coding sequence ATGTTACTAAGAAAAAATAAGTTTGCTTTTATACTATTAATTGGCCTAAGTTTTATGTCTTGCGACAAAGACCGAGTTTTTGATGAATATAAAAACATAAATGGTTCTTGGAAAAAAACAGATACCATTAGTTTTTCATTTGAACAAAATGACACTATTAAACCGTATGATTTATTTTTAAACATAAGAAGTAATAACGATTATCCTTATAATAATTTATATTTAATTGTATCGTTAAAACAACCCGATAATTTGGTTAAAACAGATACTTTAGAGTATTTAATGGCTAATCCAGATGGTTCATTAATGGGAGAAGGTTTTTCAGATATTAAAGAAAGTAAGCTTTGGTATCAAGAAGGGTTTATTTTTAATAAAAAAGGAAAGTACAATATATCTATTTCACAAGCAGTAAGGGAAACTGGCGATATCGAAGGTGTTCAAGATTTAAAAGGAATTACAGACCTTGGCTTTAGAATAGAAAAAACAAAATAA
- a CDS encoding ferredoxin, producing MIVVTLQRDKCIGCNYCVEMAPAQFQMSKKDGKTVLINSTNSKGFHTIKSNDYLILENCELAEKACPVKIISVKVT from the coding sequence ATGATCGTTGTTACTTTACAAAGAGATAAATGTATTGGTTGTAATTACTGTGTAGAAATGGCTCCAGCACAATTTCAAATGTCAAAAAAAGACGGAAAAACAGTTTTAATAAATTCAACCAATTCAAAAGGTTTTCATACTATAAAATCAAATGATTATCTAATATTAGAAAATTGTGAACTAGCAGAAAAAGCATGTCCCGTTAAGATCATATCTGTTAAGGTTACTTAA
- the recA gene encoding recombinase RecA yields MSSEKDAKLKALQLTLDKLDKTYGKGTVMKMGDSAVEEVETISSGSLGLDIALGVNGYPKGRIIEIYGPESSGKTTLTLHAIAETQKAGGIAAFIDAEHAFDRFYAEKLGIDIDNLIISQPDNGEQALEIAESLIRSGAVDIVVIDSVAALTPKSEIEGDMGDSKMGLHARLMSQALRKLTGTIHKTKCTVFFINQLRDKIGVMFGSPETTTGGNALKFYASVRVDIRRSTQIKDGDNVIGNRTKVKIVKNKVAPPFRTAEFDIMYGEGVSKVGEILDLAVEFEIVKKSGSWFSYGETKLGQGRDAVKSLIKDNPELMDELELKIKEFLKEKNS; encoded by the coding sequence ATGAGTTCAGAAAAAGACGCTAAATTAAAGGCTTTACAACTTACATTAGATAAGCTTGATAAAACTTATGGTAAAGGAACAGTAATGAAAATGGGAGATTCTGCTGTAGAAGAAGTAGAAACAATTTCGTCAGGATCATTAGGTTTAGATATTGCATTAGGAGTAAATGGATATCCGAAAGGAAGAATTATTGAAATATACGGTCCTGAATCATCAGGAAAAACGACTTTAACATTACACGCTATTGCAGAAACGCAAAAAGCAGGTGGGATTGCTGCTTTTATTGATGCAGAGCATGCTTTTGATCGTTTTTATGCTGAAAAATTAGGAATTGATATTGATAATTTAATTATTTCACAACCAGATAATGGAGAACAAGCATTAGAAATTGCAGAAAGTTTAATTCGTTCGGGAGCAGTTGATATTGTTGTAATTGACTCAGTTGCTGCGTTAACACCAAAGAGTGAAATTGAAGGCGATATGGGAGATTCTAAAATGGGATTACATGCTCGTTTGATGTCTCAAGCATTAAGAAAATTAACCGGAACAATTCACAAAACGAAATGTACGGTATTTTTCATTAACCAATTACGTGATAAAATTGGAGTAATGTTTGGAAGTCCAGAAACTACAACAGGAGGAAATGCATTGAAATTCTATGCTTCTGTAAGGGTTGATATTAGAAGATCTACTCAAATTAAAGATGGCGATAACGTTATAGGAAATAGAACTAAAGTTAAAATTGTAAAAAATAAAGTTGCACCGCCTTTTAGAACTGCAGAATTTGACATCATGTATGGAGAAGGAGTTTCTAAAGTAGGAGAGATTTTAGATTTAGCAGTTGAATTCGAAATTGTAAAGAAAAGTGGTTCTTGGTTCAGCTATGGAGAAACTAAGTTAGGGCAAGGACGTGATGCAGTTAAATCTTTAATTAAAGATAATCCAGAACTAATGGATGAATTAGAATTAAAAATTAAAGAATTTTTGAAGGAAAAAAATAGTTAA